In Phlebotomus papatasi isolate M1 chromosome 1, Ppap_2.1, whole genome shotgun sequence, the following proteins share a genomic window:
- the LOC129799008 gene encoding centrosome-associated protein 350-like isoform X3 encodes MCDNVEEDLVKMDVMKVSEEDLRQMKRDREKMSEEFQHFLQVNLKKSTHDDNKSQIECEQSQQKVVNSLNVTQVVRNLNESPRSPLCHLSPHASDGMKTQHGISSSVLMSIRESPEKKTVKSNGGGAVEKKKMPPHGERTADDTCKKVKNYDPIEMRRYMRDQQKKRQMELKKTLTCDQARKLEIQKRLADLQENTKKILGRNVKQKVMGKKLDSAVTVRKNANGSKGSQKVVAKIKGNNTVKKSPRTTSATENRGNFHHVRIVGTPKVPQGVNTNDLDKNLPSHRDKSHKIHDKSNGGKVMLGESGKVIEGESGIEVKSSVEKLQVPDHLKVSMLKEQKKKKPSNENLPHWLRPTPVNIYPYNFITAVREKLDAISNAQLPEKYTITHLKSIPKDTSASSGSKSSGSRKNPDKWTDINRWTLQQEYNAKRGRSLEDPPQKVQNSNKKNPNTRSISEGLLTNFSSISLHLPESNTISDISSIQSEIFPSSIRLSSTKISRSERASVSDGGKSPEASPETTNISASSGRSVKGVTECIAPAAARDNNQLSPLSAELADTMRIMSQPGKRVEEVVIAKEQPNDDGNSNNEGGGGGKIGEFRSLSSDKFKPLDTSANRQEIHEGNLTDLLEAFNRSLTQVIQMNQQLYSALNKSPNATQHLVKNPPPNEKEEEIISAPKATEDSGKNPKYEDSFEEVNSTVKSVPRDDQKLLDDDATAAPRESVREIDGSEGVDKSGEIDLGSGTVNCRANKSTEESNGLEARAIDGNLMDARETNSTIGSDIFAVFNQTDMEVSYISSGGDEARETSITYSNIGLMIKTEKLKGDHLMTMIRMREKALIDRTRGQIAWLELQKKRFRDKGRVLEISAIRKKQRAILLKLERERAELQRQLRTQTHTMMARKSPSHRVRVVEKTISNVVSLRRSPVPPPEHRGAIKGYEIEAGDTLEKLLEQREKELQKRREHVEFLLQWHQRLEKEEKDVKEMEKKLLNSNLERLTEKNLPALTEKSEIEEEDVKLKRVEDIDKSLQILQNIVQESGNEGDFVDVRGVKLNNLWKKLVGREEEKFQPKHVYKMTKNDFSQLYEEAKMRILKEFHDEQKMQQLLEESMASVTKESNSQGSGEEKCQDSENAFQDYSTDDFETVTSVKESPPAPPQETQQKDSEKSQEESSKNSQESNSQSEENQTNSEKASSQSETPVEDSFRDESTEVPRNVETYQDSAQDNIPSIEEGFSQEILNEAEEEQLISEMTLPSFSETTIVDEATVEEIEGLEENVQIQDRSSENISNSPEEETEVNCQDSDLSVNSKSEIFDNISQESLNTIQESVSIDSPEDNVSSIKEVPTELEKRIIEVDVSLKDLSNTMEKSPILEALSPREDSSVSSPEASVPSSEESRASTSSERSENPSQGDDNPSQETSSKFIQEAYGEVYPKSSDDSQGSGSFSQQKIRDYKIPNRMPDIISEAELLRRQQMQIEQEIKQLEQSVPAVFLREIPNKPPPPYVPPAQDSPLATIFPSEERIAELVNNRTKELYASNQSAELDKSECHNITNVYEKIIVGMCEEIYGEIKETLDTQYDAPFQRVRLYRNKLAFFNPPDRLGCIQEHILESIGRILPGAGSYPRQSLQLPANSRRKRDQIDEIVIEEMLEDDWKWSNFQIEETEVLDTMTETIFSTLLEDAIRDIDVAYTRKFPPNT; translated from the exons ATGTGCGATAATGTGGAGGAGGATTTGGTGAAGATGGACGTGATGAAAGTGTCTGAGGAGGATTTGAGACAAATGAAACGAGACAGGGAGAAGATGAGTGAGgaatttcaacattttcttcAGGTTAATCTCAAAAAATCCACCCATGATGACAATAAATCACAAATAGAATGTGAACAGTCGCAGCAGAAAGTGGTGAATTCATTAAATGTAACACAAGTTGTAAGAAACTTGAATGAATCGCCAAGGTCTCCACTTTGCCATCTTTCACCTCATGCTAGTGATGGGATGAAGACACAGCATGGGATTTCATCATCGGTGCTGATGAGCATTAGAGAATCACCGGAGAAGAAGACGGTGAAATCCAATGGTGGTGGTGCTgtggaaaaaaagaagatgcCACCACATGGCGAGAGGACAGCTGATGATACGTGCAAAAAGGTGAAGAATTATGATCCAATCGAGATGAGACGATATATGCGTGATCAACAGAAGAAGCGTCAGATGGAACTGAAGAAGACACTAACTTGTGATCAGGCACGGAAGTTAGAAATTCAGAAGCGTCTGGCTGATTTGCAGGAGAACACGAAGAAAATCCTTGGACGAAATGTAAAGCAGAAGGTGATGGGGAAAAAACTTGATTCTGCTGTGACTGTGAGGAAAAATGCCAATGGCTCAAAGGGAAGTCAGAAAGTTGTGGCAAAGATAAAAGGTAACAATACTGTGAAAAAGTCTCCACGCACCACAAGTGCCACTGAAAATCGAGGGAACTTTCATCATGTGAGAATTGTTGGAACACCTAAAGTGCCTCAAGGTGTGAACACAAATGATTTAGATAAGAATCTGCCCAGCCACAGAGATAAATCCCACAAAATTCACGATAAATCAAATGGCGGAAAAGTGATGCTGGGCGAAAGTGGGAAGGTGATTGAAGGAGAATCTGGGATTGAGGTAAAATCTTCTGTGGAGAAACTTCAAGTGCCAGATCATCTCAAGGTGTCCATGTTGAAggagcaaaagaaaaagaagccTTCCAACGAGAATCTTCCACATTGGTTACGACCAACTCCCGTTAATATCTATCCCTATAACTTCATCACGGCTGTCCGGGAGAAATTAGATGCAATTTCCAATGCGCAACTTCCGGAGAAATACACAATAACCCATCTGAAAAGCATTCCTAAAGATACTTCAGCTTCATCTGGAAGTAAAAGTAGTGGTTCCAGGAAGAATCCTGATAAATGGACAGATATCAATCGCTGGACTCTACAGCAGGAATACAATGCCAAGAGGGGAAGAAGCTTGGAAGATCCTCCACAAAAAGTCCAAAATTCCaataagaaaaatcccaataccCGAAGCATTTCCGAGGGACTCTTGACCAATTTCTCCTCAATTTCCCTTCACCTGCCCGAATCCAATACAATCTCCGACATCAGTTCCATCCAATCGGAAATTTTTCCCTCAAGCATTCGACTTAGTAGCACAAAGATCAGTCGAAGTGAGAGGGCTTCCGTGTCTGATGGCGGGAAGTCTCCGGAGGCCTCACCGGAGACCACCAATATATCAGCATCATCGGGTCGATCAGTGAAGGGAGTTACTGAGTGTATTGCTCCCGCCGCTGCACGAGACAATAATCAATTGAGTCCACTGTCCGCGGAACTAGCTGATACAATGAGGATTATGTCACAGCCAGGGAAAAGAGTAGAAGAGGTGGTGATTGCGAAAGAGCAGCCAAATGACGATGGGAACAGTAATAATGAGGGTGGTGGTGGTGGGAAAATTGGTGAATTCAGAAGTCTATCGAGTGATAAATTTAAACCTCTTGACACATCGGCCAATAGGCAAGAAATCCATGAGGGAAATCTCACGGATTTATTGGAAGCATTCAACCGGAGTCTCACTCAAGTCATTCAAATGAATCAG CAATTGTATTCGGCACTCAACAAGTCACCAAATGCTACTCAGCATCTGGTAAAGAATCCGCCACCCAATGAGAAGGAGGAGGAAATTATTTCTGCTCCAAAAGCCACTGAAGATTCtggaaaaaatcccaaatatgaAGATTCTTTTGAGGAAGTAAATTCAACGGTGAAGAGTGTCCCTCGTGATGACCAGAAGCTGCTGGATGATGATGCAACAGCAGCTCCTCGGGAGAGTGTCAGAGAGATTGATGGTTCGGAAGGAGTGGACAAGAGCGGTGAAATTGATTTGGGCTCCGGCACTGTTAATTGTAGAGCCAATAAATCGACCGAGGAGTCAAATGGGCTCGAGGCAAGAGCCATCGATGGCAATTTGATGGATGCCAGGGAGACAAATAGCACTATTGGCAGTGATATATTTGCTGTGTTCAATCAAACCGACATGGAAGTGTCGTACATTTCATCTGGTGGCGACGAAGCCAGAGAAACTTCGATTACTTACTCAAATATTGGTCTC ATGATCAAGACGGAGAAATTGAAAGGAGATCATCTCATGACGATGATCCGGATGCGCGAGAAGGCATTAATTGACAGAACTAGGGGACAAATAGCATGGTTGGAATTGCAAAAGAAGAGATTCAGGGACAAGGGAAGAGTTCTCGAGATTTCAGCTATAAGAAAAAAGCAGCGTGCCATTTTATTGAAGTTGGAACGTGAACGTGCTGAACTTCAACGTCAATTGCGTACTCAGACTCATACAATGATGGCCAGGAAGTCTCCTAGTCATAGAGTCAGGGTTGTGGAGAAGACTATCTCCAATGTGGTGAGCTTGAGAAGATCACCAGTTCCGCCACCGGAACATCGTGGAGCAATCAAAGGATATGAAATTGAAGCTGGAGATACTCTTGAAAA ATTGTTGGAACAGAGGGAGAAGGAACTGCAGAAACGTCGGGAACATGTGGAATTTCTTTTGCAGTGGCATCAGAGGCTTGAGAAggaagaaaaggatgtgaaggAGATGGAGAAGAAACTTCTAAATTCTAATCTTGAGAGATTGACTGAGAAGAATCTTCCGGCTCTGACGGAGAAGTCAGAAATTGAGGAGGAAGATGTAAAACTGAAAAGAGTTGAAGATATCGATAAGAGTTTGCAGATTCTTCAGAATATTGTCCAGGAAAGTGGAAATGAAGGAGATTTTGTGGATGTTCGTGGtgttaaattgaataatttgtggaagaagcTCGTGGGGagggaagaagaaaaatttcagCCGAAGCATGTCTATAAAATGACTAAAAATGACTTTTCTCAGCTCTATGAGGAAGCTAAAATGAGGATTCTGAAAGAGTTTCACGATGAGCAGAAAATGCAGCAGCTTTTGGAGGAATCAATGGCTTCAGTTACGAAAGAATCAAATTCTCAAGGGTCTGGAGAGGAGAAATGTCAAGATTCTGAGAATGCTTTTCAGGATTATTCAACGGATGACTTTGAGACGGTGACTTCTGTTAAAGAAAGTCCTCCTGCTCCTCCTCAGGAGACTCAGCAAAAGGATTCGGAAAAATCTCAGGAGGAATCTTCAAAAAACTCCCAAGAATCAAATTCCCAAAGTGAGGAGAATCAAACAAATTCAGAAAAAGCCAGTAGTCAATCAGAAACTCCCGTTGAAGATTCCTTTCGTGATGAATCGACAGAGGTGCCCAGAAATGTAGAAACTTATCAAGATTCCGCCCAGGATAACATTCCTTCAATTGAAGAAGGTTTCAGTCAGGAAATTCTCAATGAAGCTGAAGAAGAGCAGCTTATCAGTGAAATGACATTGCCCTCTTTTAGCGAAACGACAATTGTGGACGAAGCGACTGTGGAGGAGATTGAAGGGCTCGAGGAGAATGTGCAAATACAAGATAGAAGTtctgaaaatatttcgaattccCCGGAGGAAGAGACAGAGGTGAATTGCCAAGATAGCGACTTATCAGTGAATTCCAAGAGTGAAATATTCGATAACATATCTCAAGAATCTctaaataccatccaagaatcaGTTTCAATTGACAGTCCCGAAGATAATGTCTCCAGCATCAAGGAAGTCCCCACGGAATTGGAGAAGAGAATCATCGAAGTGGATGTCAGCCTGAAAGATTTGAGCAACACAATGGAAAAATCTCCAATTCTCGAAGCTCTAAGTCCTCGAGAGGATTCATCAGTTTCCTCCCCTGAAGCCTCTGTGCCATCTTCAGAAGAATCTCGAGCATCAACGTCATCAGAAAGATCAGAAAATCCATCTCAGGGAGATGACAATCCGTCCCAAGAAACCTCCAGCAAATTCATCCAAGAAGCCTATGGAGAAGTTTATCCGAAATCTTCGGATGATTCACAAGGCAGTGGAAGTTTTTCGCAACAAAAAATCCGGGATTACAAAATTCCCAACAGAATGCCGGATATTATCAGCGAAGCAGAATTACTGAGGAGGCAGCAGATGCAGATAGAGCAAGAGATTAAGCAACTGGAACAGTCAGTTCCGGCCGTTTTTCTCAGGGAGATTCCCAACAAACCGCCACCGCCATACGTTCCACCAGCTCAGGACAGCCCCTTAGCGACAATTTTCCCATCGGAAGAGAGGATTGCGGAATTGGTGAACAATCGCACAAAGGAACTCTATGCATCAAATCAATCAG cAGAATTGGACAAATCCGAATGCCACAACATCACCAATGTCTATGAGAAGATCATCGTGGGGATGTGCGAGGAGATTTACGGCGAAATCAAAGAGACTCTGGACACCCAATACGACGCCCCCTTCCAACGAGTTCGACTTTATCGCAACAAATTGGCCTTTTTCAATCCTCCGGATCGACTGGGATGCATCCAGGAGCACATCCTGGAGTCTATCGGACGAATCCTGCCTGGAGCTGGGAGCTACCCACGACAGAGTCTTCAGCTTCCGGCTAATAGTCGCCGGAAGCGTGATCAAATTGACGAGATTGTGATTGAGGAGATGCTGGAGGATGATTGGAAATGGAGCAATTTCCAGATTGAGGAGACTGAGGTGTTGGATACAATGACAGAAACCATTTTCAGCACCCTTCTCGAGGATGCCATCCGGGACATTGACGTGGCTTACACCAGAAAGTTCCCACCAAACACTTGA
- the LOC129799008 gene encoding centrosome-associated protein 350-like isoform X4 produces MCDNVEEDLVKMDVMKVSEEDLRQMKRDREKMSEEFQHFLQVNLKKSTHDDNKSQIECEQSQQKVVNSLNVTQVVRNLNESPRSPLCHLSPHASDGMKTQHGISSSVLMSIRESPEKKTVKSNGGGAVEKKKMPPHGERTADDTCKKVKNYDPIEMRRYMRDQQKKRQMELKKTLTCDQARKLEIQKRLADLQENTKKILGRNVKQKVMGKKLDSAVTVRKNANGSKGSQKVVAKIKGNNTVKKSPRTTSATENRGNFHHVRIVGTPKVPQGVNTNDLDKNLPSHRDKSHKIHDKSNGGKVMLGESGKVIEGESGIEVKSSVEKLQVPDHLKVSMLKEQKKKKPSNENLPHWLRPTPVNIYPYNFITAVREKLDAISNAQLPEKYTITHLKSIPKDTSASSGSKSSGSRKNPDKWTDINRWTLQQEYNAKRGRSLEDPPQKVQNSNKKNPNTRSISEGLLTNFSSISLHLPESNTISDISSIQSEIFPSSIRLSSTKISRSERASVSDGGKSPEASPETTNISASSGRSVKGVTECIAPAAARDNNQLSPLSAELADTMRIMSQPGKRVEEVVIAKEQPNDDGNSNNEGGGGGKIGEFRSLSSDKFKPLDTSANRQEIHEGNLTDLLEAFNRSLTQVIQMNQQLYSALNKSPNATQHLVKNPPPNEKEEEIISAPKATEDSGKNPKYEDSFEEVNSTVKSVPRDDQKLLDDDATAAPRESVREIDGSEGVDKSGEIDLGSGTVNCRANKSTEESNGLEARAIDGNLMDARETNSTIGSDIFAVFNQTDMEVSYISSGGDEARETSITYSNIGLMIKTEKLKGDHLMTMIRMREKALIDRTRGQIAWLELQKKRFRDKGRVLEISAIRKKQRAILLKLERERAELQRQLRTQTHTMMARKSPSHRVRVVEKTISNVVSLRRSPVPPPEHRGAIKGYEIEAGDTLEKLLEQREKELQKRREHVEFLLQWHQRLEKEEKDVKEMEKKLLNSNLERLTEKNLPALTEKSEIEEEDVKLKRVEDIDKSLQILQNIVQESGNEGDFVDVRGVKLNNLWKKLVGREEEKFQPKHVYKMTKNDFSQLYEEAKMRILKEFHDEQKMQQLLEESMASVTKESNSQGSGEEKCQDSENAFQDYSTDDFETVTSVKESPPAPPQETQQKDSEKSQEESSKNSQESNSQSEENQTNSEKASSQSETPVEDSFRDESTEVPRNVETYQDSAQDNIPSIEEGFSQEILNEAEEEQLISEMTLPSFSETTIVDEATVEEIEGLEENVQIQDRSSENISNSPEEETEVNCQDSDLSVNSKSEIFDNISQESLNTIQESVSIDSPEDNVSSIKEVPTELEKRIIEVDVSLKDLSNTMEKSPILEALSPREDSSVSSPEASVPSSEESRASTSSERSENPSQGDDNPSQETSSKFIQEAYGEVYPKSSDDSQGSGSFSQQKIRDYKIPNRMPDIISEAELLRRQQMQIEQEIKQLEQSVPAVFLREIPNKPPPPYVPPAQDSPLATIFPSEERIAELVNNRTKELYASNQSELDKSECHNITNVYEKIIVGMCEEIYGEIKETLDTQYDAPFQRVRLYRNKLAFFNPPDRLGCIQEHILESIGRILPGAGSYPRQSLQLPANSRRKRDQIDEIVIEEMLEDDWKWSNFQIEETEVLDTMTETIFSTLLEDAIRDIDVAYTRKFPPNT; encoded by the exons ATGTGCGATAATGTGGAGGAGGATTTGGTGAAGATGGACGTGATGAAAGTGTCTGAGGAGGATTTGAGACAAATGAAACGAGACAGGGAGAAGATGAGTGAGgaatttcaacattttcttcAGGTTAATCTCAAAAAATCCACCCATGATGACAATAAATCACAAATAGAATGTGAACAGTCGCAGCAGAAAGTGGTGAATTCATTAAATGTAACACAAGTTGTAAGAAACTTGAATGAATCGCCAAGGTCTCCACTTTGCCATCTTTCACCTCATGCTAGTGATGGGATGAAGACACAGCATGGGATTTCATCATCGGTGCTGATGAGCATTAGAGAATCACCGGAGAAGAAGACGGTGAAATCCAATGGTGGTGGTGCTgtggaaaaaaagaagatgcCACCACATGGCGAGAGGACAGCTGATGATACGTGCAAAAAGGTGAAGAATTATGATCCAATCGAGATGAGACGATATATGCGTGATCAACAGAAGAAGCGTCAGATGGAACTGAAGAAGACACTAACTTGTGATCAGGCACGGAAGTTAGAAATTCAGAAGCGTCTGGCTGATTTGCAGGAGAACACGAAGAAAATCCTTGGACGAAATGTAAAGCAGAAGGTGATGGGGAAAAAACTTGATTCTGCTGTGACTGTGAGGAAAAATGCCAATGGCTCAAAGGGAAGTCAGAAAGTTGTGGCAAAGATAAAAGGTAACAATACTGTGAAAAAGTCTCCACGCACCACAAGTGCCACTGAAAATCGAGGGAACTTTCATCATGTGAGAATTGTTGGAACACCTAAAGTGCCTCAAGGTGTGAACACAAATGATTTAGATAAGAATCTGCCCAGCCACAGAGATAAATCCCACAAAATTCACGATAAATCAAATGGCGGAAAAGTGATGCTGGGCGAAAGTGGGAAGGTGATTGAAGGAGAATCTGGGATTGAGGTAAAATCTTCTGTGGAGAAACTTCAAGTGCCAGATCATCTCAAGGTGTCCATGTTGAAggagcaaaagaaaaagaagccTTCCAACGAGAATCTTCCACATTGGTTACGACCAACTCCCGTTAATATCTATCCCTATAACTTCATCACGGCTGTCCGGGAGAAATTAGATGCAATTTCCAATGCGCAACTTCCGGAGAAATACACAATAACCCATCTGAAAAGCATTCCTAAAGATACTTCAGCTTCATCTGGAAGTAAAAGTAGTGGTTCCAGGAAGAATCCTGATAAATGGACAGATATCAATCGCTGGACTCTACAGCAGGAATACAATGCCAAGAGGGGAAGAAGCTTGGAAGATCCTCCACAAAAAGTCCAAAATTCCaataagaaaaatcccaataccCGAAGCATTTCCGAGGGACTCTTGACCAATTTCTCCTCAATTTCCCTTCACCTGCCCGAATCCAATACAATCTCCGACATCAGTTCCATCCAATCGGAAATTTTTCCCTCAAGCATTCGACTTAGTAGCACAAAGATCAGTCGAAGTGAGAGGGCTTCCGTGTCTGATGGCGGGAAGTCTCCGGAGGCCTCACCGGAGACCACCAATATATCAGCATCATCGGGTCGATCAGTGAAGGGAGTTACTGAGTGTATTGCTCCCGCCGCTGCACGAGACAATAATCAATTGAGTCCACTGTCCGCGGAACTAGCTGATACAATGAGGATTATGTCACAGCCAGGGAAAAGAGTAGAAGAGGTGGTGATTGCGAAAGAGCAGCCAAATGACGATGGGAACAGTAATAATGAGGGTGGTGGTGGTGGGAAAATTGGTGAATTCAGAAGTCTATCGAGTGATAAATTTAAACCTCTTGACACATCGGCCAATAGGCAAGAAATCCATGAGGGAAATCTCACGGATTTATTGGAAGCATTCAACCGGAGTCTCACTCAAGTCATTCAAATGAATCAG CAATTGTATTCGGCACTCAACAAGTCACCAAATGCTACTCAGCATCTGGTAAAGAATCCGCCACCCAATGAGAAGGAGGAGGAAATTATTTCTGCTCCAAAAGCCACTGAAGATTCtggaaaaaatcccaaatatgaAGATTCTTTTGAGGAAGTAAATTCAACGGTGAAGAGTGTCCCTCGTGATGACCAGAAGCTGCTGGATGATGATGCAACAGCAGCTCCTCGGGAGAGTGTCAGAGAGATTGATGGTTCGGAAGGAGTGGACAAGAGCGGTGAAATTGATTTGGGCTCCGGCACTGTTAATTGTAGAGCCAATAAATCGACCGAGGAGTCAAATGGGCTCGAGGCAAGAGCCATCGATGGCAATTTGATGGATGCCAGGGAGACAAATAGCACTATTGGCAGTGATATATTTGCTGTGTTCAATCAAACCGACATGGAAGTGTCGTACATTTCATCTGGTGGCGACGAAGCCAGAGAAACTTCGATTACTTACTCAAATATTGGTCTC ATGATCAAGACGGAGAAATTGAAAGGAGATCATCTCATGACGATGATCCGGATGCGCGAGAAGGCATTAATTGACAGAACTAGGGGACAAATAGCATGGTTGGAATTGCAAAAGAAGAGATTCAGGGACAAGGGAAGAGTTCTCGAGATTTCAGCTATAAGAAAAAAGCAGCGTGCCATTTTATTGAAGTTGGAACGTGAACGTGCTGAACTTCAACGTCAATTGCGTACTCAGACTCATACAATGATGGCCAGGAAGTCTCCTAGTCATAGAGTCAGGGTTGTGGAGAAGACTATCTCCAATGTGGTGAGCTTGAGAAGATCACCAGTTCCGCCACCGGAACATCGTGGAGCAATCAAAGGATATGAAATTGAAGCTGGAGATACTCTTGAAAA ATTGTTGGAACAGAGGGAGAAGGAACTGCAGAAACGTCGGGAACATGTGGAATTTCTTTTGCAGTGGCATCAGAGGCTTGAGAAggaagaaaaggatgtgaaggAGATGGAGAAGAAACTTCTAAATTCTAATCTTGAGAGATTGACTGAGAAGAATCTTCCGGCTCTGACGGAGAAGTCAGAAATTGAGGAGGAAGATGTAAAACTGAAAAGAGTTGAAGATATCGATAAGAGTTTGCAGATTCTTCAGAATATTGTCCAGGAAAGTGGAAATGAAGGAGATTTTGTGGATGTTCGTGGtgttaaattgaataatttgtggaagaagcTCGTGGGGagggaagaagaaaaatttcagCCGAAGCATGTCTATAAAATGACTAAAAATGACTTTTCTCAGCTCTATGAGGAAGCTAAAATGAGGATTCTGAAAGAGTTTCACGATGAGCAGAAAATGCAGCAGCTTTTGGAGGAATCAATGGCTTCAGTTACGAAAGAATCAAATTCTCAAGGGTCTGGAGAGGAGAAATGTCAAGATTCTGAGAATGCTTTTCAGGATTATTCAACGGATGACTTTGAGACGGTGACTTCTGTTAAAGAAAGTCCTCCTGCTCCTCCTCAGGAGACTCAGCAAAAGGATTCGGAAAAATCTCAGGAGGAATCTTCAAAAAACTCCCAAGAATCAAATTCCCAAAGTGAGGAGAATCAAACAAATTCAGAAAAAGCCAGTAGTCAATCAGAAACTCCCGTTGAAGATTCCTTTCGTGATGAATCGACAGAGGTGCCCAGAAATGTAGAAACTTATCAAGATTCCGCCCAGGATAACATTCCTTCAATTGAAGAAGGTTTCAGTCAGGAAATTCTCAATGAAGCTGAAGAAGAGCAGCTTATCAGTGAAATGACATTGCCCTCTTTTAGCGAAACGACAATTGTGGACGAAGCGACTGTGGAGGAGATTGAAGGGCTCGAGGAGAATGTGCAAATACAAGATAGAAGTtctgaaaatatttcgaattccCCGGAGGAAGAGACAGAGGTGAATTGCCAAGATAGCGACTTATCAGTGAATTCCAAGAGTGAAATATTCGATAACATATCTCAAGAATCTctaaataccatccaagaatcaGTTTCAATTGACAGTCCCGAAGATAATGTCTCCAGCATCAAGGAAGTCCCCACGGAATTGGAGAAGAGAATCATCGAAGTGGATGTCAGCCTGAAAGATTTGAGCAACACAATGGAAAAATCTCCAATTCTCGAAGCTCTAAGTCCTCGAGAGGATTCATCAGTTTCCTCCCCTGAAGCCTCTGTGCCATCTTCAGAAGAATCTCGAGCATCAACGTCATCAGAAAGATCAGAAAATCCATCTCAGGGAGATGACAATCCGTCCCAAGAAACCTCCAGCAAATTCATCCAAGAAGCCTATGGAGAAGTTTATCCGAAATCTTCGGATGATTCACAAGGCAGTGGAAGTTTTTCGCAACAAAAAATCCGGGATTACAAAATTCCCAACAGAATGCCGGATATTATCAGCGAAGCAGAATTACTGAGGAGGCAGCAGATGCAGATAGAGCAAGAGATTAAGCAACTGGAACAGTCAGTTCCGGCCGTTTTTCTCAGGGAGATTCCCAACAAACCGCCACCGCCATACGTTCCACCAGCTCAGGACAGCCCCTTAGCGACAATTTTCCCATCGGAAGAGAGGATTGCGGAATTGGTGAACAATCGCACAAAGGAACTCTATGCATCAAATCAATCAG AATTGGACAAATCCGAATGCCACAACATCACCAATGTCTATGAGAAGATCATCGTGGGGATGTGCGAGGAGATTTACGGCGAAATCAAAGAGACTCTGGACACCCAATACGACGCCCCCTTCCAACGAGTTCGACTTTATCGCAACAAATTGGCCTTTTTCAATCCTCCGGATCGACTGGGATGCATCCAGGAGCACATCCTGGAGTCTATCGGACGAATCCTGCCTGGAGCTGGGAGCTACCCACGACAGAGTCTTCAGCTTCCGGCTAATAGTCGCCGGAAGCGTGATCAAATTGACGAGATTGTGATTGAGGAGATGCTGGAGGATGATTGGAAATGGAGCAATTTCCAGATTGAGGAGACTGAGGTGTTGGATACAATGACAGAAACCATTTTCAGCACCCTTCTCGAGGATGCCATCCGGGACATTGACGTGGCTTACACCAGAAAGTTCCCACCAAACACTTGA